From the Hevea brasiliensis isolate MT/VB/25A 57/8 chromosome 15, ASM3005281v1, whole genome shotgun sequence genome, one window contains:
- the LOC110670348 gene encoding uncharacterized protein LOC110670348: MLMAQDLSFSRTLNPTFSPFPIQPKALTLKPRLLSTVSLSRRNASSRGEIRAFAGRSKKKPGGTSPGRIEGNPEYLRQVKRSARQKSRKLAESFFYRLKNPNKNYADNFSEEELNLIGLGYDRMVRFMDKDDPNLKHPYDWYKYGEFGPYSWRGVVLGDPIAGRFTDERVTMYSEVRDQEEWEKIEQFEMEVDFGERLKKLDKNVGFRHYWVFVRHPKWRLSEQPWQQWTLVSEVVLEAGKQRIDKWNLMARLGNQTRELITQCAAWFRPDIIYVKRPVYQCRFEPQVDFFRALTPLLDPKTERDFMCELRNEEDGGNVEMCTYFEGLCKIVKVSRKAFVDDVVNAYEKLSDEKKSLCLEFLLMNHPVLLLHPYTKEWKAKLEEMEMGCDAPDDDDDHNSNENEFTDWIEDDGDGDDREDVVADMEEGWDDGELETEAGGLNEEEEDDEEEDEKYWEEKFRKEVSSAEAMENLARWSVETTTELYKRQLKAMETREKIKNKDEDETALRGVRAKVSPEEWKVAGIGRWRKRIRRSKIPPELFLRAAVRPFTYRNLVKEIVLTRHAILDGEIGRQE; the protein is encoded by the coding sequence ATGTTGATGGCTCAAGATCTTTCCTTCTCTAGAACCCTAAACCCTACGTTCTCTCCCTTCCCAATCCAACCCAAAGCCCTAACCCTTAAACCCCGATTGCTATCTACTGTATCGCTTTCCCGCCGGAATGCCTCTTCTCGAGGAGAAATACGTGCATTCGCCGGCCGGAGCAAGAAGAAACCCGGAGGGACCTCCCCGGGTAGAATCGAGGGGAACCCTGAGTACCTGCGGCAAGTTAAGCGCAGTGCGCGGCAGAAGTCTCGCAAGCTGGCGGAGTCCTTCTTTTATCGGCTGAAAAACCCGAACAAGAACTACGCCGATAACTTCTCAGAGGAGGAGCTGAACTTAATTGGTCTCGGGTACGACCGGATGGTCAGGTTCATGGATAAGGACGACCCGAATCTCAAACACCCCTATGATTGGTACAAATACGGCGAGTTCGGGCCTTACTCCTGGCGGGGAGTGGTTCTTGGTGATCCAATAGCAGGTCGTTTCACTGATGAGCGGGTAACCATGTATAGCGAAGTCAGAGACCAAGAAGAATGGGAGAAGATTGAGCAATTTGAAATGGAGGTTGATTTTGGAGAGAGATTGAAAAAATTGGATAAAAATGTCGGCTTTAGGCATTATTGGGTGTTTGTTAGGCACCCAAAATGGAGACTAAGTGAACAGCCATGGCAGCAGTGGACATTGGTGAGTGAAGTAGTTCTGGAGGCTGGTAAACAGAGGATAGATAAGTGGAATTTGATGGCTAGATTAGGGAATCAAACTAGAGAATTGATAACACAGTGTGCTGCTTGGTTTAGGCCAGATATTATCTATGTCAAGAGGCCAGTTTATCAATGTAGGTTTGAGCCTCAAGTGGATTTTTTCAGGGCTTTGACGCCATTGTTGGATCCAAAAACGGAGAGAGATTTTATGTGTGAGCTGAGGAATGAAGAGGATGGTGGGAATGTGGAAATGTGTACATATTTTGAAGGCTTGTGTAAGATTGTGAAGGTGAGTCGGAAGGCGTTCGTGGATGATGTGGTGAATGCATATGAGAAGTTGAGCGATGAGAAGAAGTCTTTGTGTTTGGAGTTCTTGCTCATGAACCATCCGGTGCTGTTGTTGCATCCGTATACCAAGGAGTGGAAGGCTAAGTTGGAGGAAATGGAGATGGGCTGTGATGcaccagatgatgatgatgatcatAATAGTAATGAGAATGAGTTCACTGATTGGATTGAGGATGATGGCGATGGTGATGATCGAGAAGATGTGGTCGCGGATATGGAAGAGGGCTGGGATGATGGTGAATTGGAAACTGAAGCGGGGGgtttgaatgaagaagaagaagatgatgaagaagaGGATGAGAAGTACTGGGAAGAGAAGTTTAGGAAGGAAGTGAGTAGTGCAGAAGCAATGGAGAATCTAGCTAGATGGAGCGTAGAGACAACTACTGAATTGTATAAGAGGCAGTTAAAGGCAATGGAAACGCGGGAAAAGATAAAAAATAAAGATGAAGATGAAACTGCCTTGAGAGGTGTTAGAGCAAAAGTGAGTCCAGAAGAATGGAAAGTTGCAGGAATTGGCAGATGGAGGAAGAGGATTCGTAGGAGTAAAATTCCTCCAGAGTTGTTCTTGCGAGCAGCAGTTAGACCCTTCACTTACAGGAACCTTGTCAAGGAGATAGTTTTAACTAGGCATGCAATTTTGGATGGTGAAATTGGTAGGCAGGAATGA